The following proteins are co-located in the Lepisosteus oculatus isolate fLepOcu1 chromosome 9, fLepOcu1.hap2, whole genome shotgun sequence genome:
- the tspan10 gene encoding tetraspanin-10 encodes MRGYMASVRSPFSWMKRNESQNDEKSFLIPKGDGDKEPLGANAYTDPGESYEGRMQDQQSTSTHSDTEGQTEARASLFSRLIERAGLGSRGRPKKPALLDKTTLASQDFVFFGPPQDHKHSSLTSRCLKYLLFSSNFIFTLLGLLALAIGLWGLVDKESFSQEKIGHIGTDPMLIFVTLGLVLSLLCLTGCVGALRENQCLLRTFSVGVLVLVTLQVLSSIVAYTLRNQIEGYLRSGMLTALGRYQDDLDLRFIMDEIQIGLQCCGADSYRDWELNMYFNCSAPGVQACGVPASCCIDPLENGTVWNSQCGLGAQLLDEFSAQSVIYLGGCLGGISRWIRQHTGITGMVGIVLLGVQILSLFIAMHLVDDIQKSKTYLQASM; translated from the exons ATGAGGGGGTACATGGCATCAGTCAGGTCTCCATTTTCGTGGATGAAGAGGAATGAAAGCCAAAATGATGAGAAAAGTTTTCTAATACCAAAG GGAGATGGAGATAAGGAGCCGTTGGGCGCTAATGCATACACAGACCCTGGAGAGAGCTATGAAGGACGGATGCAAGACCAGCAATCAACATCCACCCACTCTGACACAGAGGGACAAACAGAAGCCAGGGCCTCTCTGTTCTCCAGGCTGATCGAGAGAGCAGGACTTGGGAGTCGAGGCAGACCCAAGAAGCCAGCACTGTTGGACAAGACAACATTGGCATCACAGGACTTTGTTTTCTTTGGGCCTCCACAGGATCACAAACATAGCAGCCTGACCAGCCGCTGCCTGAAATACCTCCTGTTTTCCAGCAACTTCATCTTCACCCTGTTGGGCTTGTTGGCTCTGGCCATTGGCCTCTGGGGACTGGTAGACAAGGAGTCTTTTTCCCAGGAAAAGATTGGGCATATTGGAACTGACCCCATGTTAATCTTTGTGACCCTGGGGCTGGTCCTCTCACTGCTGTGCCTCACAGGCTGTGTGGGCGCCCTGAGAGAAAACCAGTGCCTACTCAGAACCTTCTCTGTGGGAGTGCTAGTCCTTGTGACATTGCAGGTGCTGTCCAGTATTGTGGCGTACACACTTCGCAACCAGATTGAGGGATACCTGCGCAGTGGCATGCTGACCGCCCTGGGACGCTATCAGGATGACCTGGATCTGAGGTTCATCATGGATGAAATCCAGATAGGACTGCAGTGCTGTGGGGCAGATAGCTACCGTGACTGGGAACTGAACAT GTACTTTAACTGCTCTGCCCCAGGTGTCCAGGCTTGTGGGGTGCCCGCCTCCTGCTGTATCGACCCGCTGGAGAATGGCACAGTGTGGAACTCACAGTGCGGTCTTGGAGCCCAGCTGCTCGATGAGTTCTCCGCTCAAAGCGTGATCTACCTGGGTGGCTGTCTGGGTGGCATCTCACGCTGGATCAGGCAACACACGGGCATCACTGGCATGGTGGGCATTGTTCTTCTAGGGGTGCAAATCCTGAGCCTGTTCATTGCCATGCATTTGGTGGATGATATTCAGAAGAGCAAAACATACTTACAAGCCAGCATGTGA